The proteins below come from a single Acidobacteriota bacterium genomic window:
- a CDS encoding cation transporter, with the protein MAECSCEDASAVDALVARQRGTLRAVLGINAVMFVVIAAAALYGRSSALLADSLDNLGDALTYALSLWAVARGARVKARVALFKGALILVAALAVIARVAWSLFVPLTPVFEVMGVFSLAGLLANSVCLYLLWRHRREDINMSSVWECSRNDIASNLSVFAASGGIWLTGSAWPDTAVALGLALLLVRSSLRVIGGARRELRSE; encoded by the coding sequence ATGGCTGAGTGCTCGTGTGAGGACGCCTCCGCGGTCGACGCGCTCGTGGCGCGCCAGCGGGGGACGCTGCGCGCCGTGCTCGGCATCAACGCCGTCATGTTCGTGGTGATCGCCGCCGCCGCGCTCTACGGCCGCTCCTCGGCGCTGCTGGCCGACAGCCTCGACAACCTCGGGGACGCGCTGACCTACGCCCTCAGCCTTTGGGCCGTCGCGCGCGGCGCGCGCGTCAAGGCCAGGGTCGCGCTCTTCAAGGGCGCACTGATCCTCGTCGCGGCCCTCGCCGTCATCGCGAGGGTCGCCTGGTCCCTCTTCGTTCCCCTGACCCCCGTCTTCGAGGTCATGGGGGTTTTCAGCCTCGCGGGCCTGCTGGCCAACTCCGTCTGTCTTTACCTGCTTTGGCGCCACCGCCGCGAGGACATCAACATGAGCTCGGTCTGGGAATGCTCCCGGAACGACATCGCCTCGAACCTCTCGGTCTTCGCCGCCTCCGGGGGCATCTGGCTCACCGGCAGCGCGTGGCCCGACACCGCGGTGGCGCTCGGCCTGGCACTGCTTCTGGTCAGGTCATCGCTGCGGGTGATCGGCGGCGCCCGCAGGGAGCTGCGCTCCGAATGA
- a CDS encoding RNA polymerase sigma factor, giving the protein MKTSNEDVLGDILLGFGLEGRDPRRADRDLSRAPAPGRTRSDAISRENMEAEVTELFRTNAPSLSRYAATLAREPAVVQDGLQEAFLRYFVARTGGQRINNPRAWLFRVLRNYLLDCNRKTLLAWKADLEDAALVVDAGQDLEAQYERSEVFSLALSMLSPRERECVQLRLEGFTYAEIAEILKIRIGTVGALAARGLKKIHSGSIKGKRE; this is encoded by the coding sequence ATGAAGACATCGAACGAAGACGTGCTAGGCGACATCCTCCTCGGCTTCGGGCTCGAGGGCAGGGATCCGCGCCGTGCCGATCGGGACCTGTCCCGCGCCCCTGCTCCCGGGCGGACCCGGAGCGACGCGATCTCGCGCGAAAACATGGAAGCCGAGGTCACGGAGCTGTTCCGCACCAACGCTCCCTCGCTCTCCCGATATGCCGCCACCTTGGCCAGGGAACCGGCGGTGGTGCAGGACGGCCTCCAAGAAGCGTTCCTGCGCTATTTCGTCGCCAGGACGGGGGGACAGCGCATCAACAATCCCCGGGCCTGGCTCTTCCGTGTCCTGAGAAACTATCTGCTGGACTGCAACCGGAAGACGCTCCTCGCCTGGAAGGCCGATCTCGAGGACGCCGCACTGGTCGTGGACGCCGGCCAGGACCTCGAGGCCCAGTACGAACGCAGCGAGGTCTTCAGCCTCGCCTTGTCCATGCTCTCCCCCCGCGAGCGCGAATGCGTACAGCTCCGGCTGGAAGGCTTCACCTACGCGGAAATCGCGGAGATACTGAAGATCCGGATAGGCACCGTTGGAGCCCTCGCCGCCCGCGGGCTCAAGAAAATCCACTCGGGCAGTATCAAGGGGAAGAGGGAATGA
- a CDS encoding pyridoxamine 5'-phosphate oxidase family protein → MRRDEREITDRKTIDGIIARCRVCRLALCDDGQPYVIPLHFGYDGRCLYFHAALEGKKIDILRRNDRVAFEFDILHGIVPGEHACDWGSRYESVVGSGRAEIVEDAEARKAALACIMRQYGSDMIDFSESVLARTLILRVRILALSGKAR, encoded by the coding sequence ATGAGAAGAGACGAGCGCGAAATCACGGACAGGAAGACGATCGACGGCATCATCGCCCGTTGCCGCGTCTGCCGTCTGGCCCTTTGCGACGATGGACAGCCTTACGTCATCCCCCTCCATTTCGGCTACGACGGTCGCTGCCTCTATTTCCACGCGGCGCTCGAAGGAAAGAAGATCGACATCCTCCGACGCAACGACCGCGTCGCGTTCGAGTTCGACATCCTCCACGGGATCGTTCCAGGGGAGCACGCGTGCGACTGGGGGTCGAGATACGAGAGCGTCGTCGGCTCGGGCAGGGCCGAGATCGTGGAGGACGCCGAAGCCCGAAAAGCCGCGCTCGCCTGCATCATGCGCCAGTATGGCAGCGATATGATCGATTTTTCGGAGAGCGTGCTCGCCCGCACCCTGATCCTGCGGGTGCGCATCCTGGCCCTCAGCGGCAAAGCCCGATAG
- a CDS encoding dihydrofolate reductase yields the protein MAAIACLALLLSGSGCRKKAPEPDAAGEFQWQIDQFADLKIMRYQVPGFDRLTPRQKELVYYLGEAALCGRDILFDQNYRHNLLVRRTLDAVVAGYAGDRDDPRWDEFMTYTKRVWFSNGIHHHYSNDKFTPGFDAAYFKSLVEGSRGAEFPLAAGQTPDDLVAFLTPILFDPAVAPKKFIQDPDQDLVARSAVNFYEGVTQAEVERYYARAVDRSDETPVSHGLNTRVVRKGGKVVEEVARVGGLYGPAIEKIVFWLEKAAAVAENDHQRRVIEALVDYYRTGDLEKFDVYNVLWVTDTASRVDFVNGFIEVYNDPLGMKGSWEALVNFKDLEATRRSEILTANAQWFEDRSPVDPRFRKKEVKGVTAKVITAAMLGGDCYPSTPIGINLPNANWIRKNHGSKSVTIANITYAYDQASLKSPFAREFAPSDEVFERARKYGSLASNIATDLHEVLGHGSGQLLAGVSDDALKNYSSPVEEARADLFSLYYIMDPRMVELGLLPDLEAARAEYDGEIRNGLQTQLTRVELGKEIEQAHMRARALIAHWVYEHGKPENVISRVTREGKTYFVINDYEKLRALYGRLLGEVQRITSEGDYGGARDLVETYGVRIDRELHREVLDRFARLRIAPYGGFVNPVYRPVVQEGRVVDVEVDLTEGYVEQMLRYGRDYSFLK from the coding sequence ATGGCCGCCATTGCCTGCCTCGCTCTCCTTCTGTCCGGCTCCGGCTGCAGGAAGAAGGCGCCCGAACCGGACGCCGCCGGGGAGTTCCAGTGGCAGATCGACCAGTTCGCCGACCTGAAGATCATGCGCTACCAGGTCCCCGGGTTCGACCGGCTCACCCCGCGGCAGAAGGAACTGGTCTACTACCTCGGGGAGGCGGCGCTCTGCGGACGCGACATCCTATTCGACCAGAACTACCGGCACAACCTCCTGGTGCGCCGCACCCTGGACGCCGTCGTGGCGGGATACGCCGGAGACCGCGACGATCCGCGCTGGGACGAGTTCATGACTTACACCAAGCGGGTCTGGTTCTCGAACGGGATCCACCACCACTATTCGAACGACAAGTTCACCCCCGGCTTCGACGCCGCCTACTTCAAGTCCCTGGTCGAGGGATCGCGGGGGGCGGAGTTCCCCCTGGCCGCGGGACAGACGCCGGACGACCTGGTCGCCTTCCTCACCCCCATCCTCTTCGACCCGGCCGTGGCGCCGAAGAAGTTCATCCAGGACCCCGACCAGGACCTGGTGGCCCGCTCGGCCGTCAATTTCTACGAGGGGGTCACCCAGGCCGAGGTCGAGCGTTACTACGCCCGCGCCGTCGACCGGTCCGACGAGACCCCGGTCTCCCACGGGCTGAACACGCGCGTGGTCAGGAAGGGCGGGAAGGTGGTCGAGGAGGTGGCCCGGGTCGGCGGCCTCTACGGGCCGGCCATCGAGAAGATCGTGTTCTGGCTCGAGAAGGCGGCCGCCGTGGCCGAAAACGACCACCAGCGCCGGGTGATCGAGGCCCTCGTCGACTATTACCGCACCGGGGACCTGGAAAAATTCGACGTCTACAACGTCCTCTGGGTCACCGACACCGCCTCCCGGGTCGATTTCGTCAACGGCTTCATCGAGGTCTACAACGACCCCCTGGGGATGAAGGGGAGCTGGGAAGCGCTCGTCAACTTCAAGGACCTGGAGGCGACGAGGCGGTCGGAGATCCTCACCGCCAACGCCCAGTGGTTCGAGGACCGCTCCCCCGTCGACCCCCGGTTCCGAAAAAAGGAGGTGAAGGGGGTGACGGCCAAGGTCATCACCGCGGCGATGCTGGGCGGCGACTGCTACCCCTCGACCCCCATCGGCATCAACCTCCCCAACGCCAACTGGATCCGCAAAAACCACGGCAGCAAGAGCGTGACGATCGCCAACATCACCTACGCCTACGACCAGGCCTCGCTCAAGTCCCCCTTCGCGCGGGAATTCGCCCCGAGCGACGAGGTCTTCGAGCGGGCGCGCAAATACGGCTCGCTCGCCTCGAACATCGCCACCGACCTGCACGAGGTCCTCGGGCACGGTTCGGGACAGCTCCTGGCCGGCGTGAGCGACGATGCGCTCAAAAACTACAGCTCCCCGGTCGAGGAGGCGCGGGCGGACCTCTTCTCCCTCTACTACATCATGGACCCCAGGATGGTCGAACTGGGCCTTCTACCCGACCTCGAGGCGGCCAGGGCCGAATACGACGGCGAGATCCGCAACGGCCTCCAGACCCAGCTCACGCGGGTCGAGCTCGGGAAGGAGATCGAGCAGGCCCACATGCGGGCCCGGGCCCTGATCGCCCACTGGGTCTACGAACACGGGAAGCCGGAGAACGTCATCTCGCGCGTGACGCGTGAGGGAAAGACCTATTTCGTCATCAACGATTACGAAAAGCTGCGGGCGCTCTACGGCCGGCTCCTCGGCGAGGTCCAGCGGATCACGAGCGAGGGGGATTACGGGGGGGCCCGGGACCTGGTCGAAACCTACGGCGTGCGCATCGACCGCGAACTCCACCGGGAGGTGCTCGACCGGTTCGCCCGGCTCCGGATAGCCCCTTACGGCGGCTTCGTCAACCCGGTCTACCGCCCCGTCGTCCAGGAGGGGCGCGTCGTGGACGTCGAGGTGGACCTCACCGAGGGTTACGTCGAGCAGATGCTGCGCTACGGCCGGGACTACTCCTTCCTGAAATAG